TAGGAGCCCGGTCAGGCAGGGCAGCGAGGAGAGGAGGGCGAAGATTGAGCGGTGGAACCGTGAAAGGGATACGGTGCAGGCGTGAGACCTCCGGTCTGACTGCAGGTTGCCTTGTTCACCGGATGTTCTGCTTGCTTGTCTGATCTTATAATGGTAGATGGAGTTAGATTGTGGTCCTAGCGAACTTACTCGGATGCCTGATGTAACATCTTCAGTGTGGTTCTTGTTGAACCTCCTCTTTGGATGTGTTGATGGAACATATTTGGTTTTGAATTTGTCATTGTTATGATTATAGTGTTCCGTGAATGTTCCTTGTAAGCATTCGGTGCATTGCTTTGCTCACATACCTTCGGGATTGCATTTCTGTATCACTCGGCATCAACTTATGTTCCATCAGATTTCCTGCCAGTTAAATGGAGCAGAGGTTAGCACTGGAGGCTATGTTGCAGATGGGAAACTTTGGCAGATGGTGCATATAGACATCTAATCTAGCTTGTCAGCTTGCGGCATTGTTGAATTGTTTCTGACTTTCTGTGTTGTTGATTTTTATTCTGGCCATCAGAGAAAATTTCCCTGTTTTAGGTTCAGGTAGATGTGGAAAACAAGTCTTTCTTAGGCACGCAGTGTTATGTGAATACTAGTTCAGCATTCATCGTATTGCTTTGGTCACAAAGGTTGTTCGAGTGTAAGTGCAATGGGAGCTGAACTTTGTATCACTCGAGATCGCCAACTCATGTTTCTTGTAAGAATCTATTTTTTTTCTTACTTGGGACGGAGCTCAGCTTCCTAATTGGACAAGAGCACTGGGACTTCTACACTGGTCAATTTAGTCGCTCGAGATCAAAAGACTTGAAGATTCTTCTTGTGTAAGCAATGGCCAATTAGTCATCCTTGACCAGTGTTCTGGTGTGGAGTTCAGCATAAGGCATTTCAATGGTCAGATATGGCTGGACGTAATGAGCTAACTCCAAACGGGATACGTTCATCTTTTTTCTTTAAAACAAGAATTATCTGAAAGAAGTCCATAAAAGACAACTGCCGGTCTCACTGGGTTGGCGCGCGCAGCCGCGCATGAATCCATCCGAGAGGCCTTTAGGAGCCGTTACAGTTTGCACCATCTATATAAGGCAGCACCATCAGATCCTGGTCTATCAAGTACCACAAGCTCATCTGCCAATTCACAAACCTAGAAAACCACTCCAAAGCAAACAAGCACCAGCTAAGAAGGTGCTCAAATGGCGTCCCAGCTGGTTGAGAGCCACCGTGCCGGCGCCGAGGTCCACAAGGGGAACGATATCTGCAAGAAGAAGACCGTCGAGCTTCTCGAAGTGCTTGGCCTCCCGAAAGGCCTCTTTCCTATGGATGACATCGAGGAGGTCGGGCACAACTGTGAGAGTGGGTTTGTGTGGATActtcagaagaagaagaaagagcacATGTTCAACAAGCTCAACCAGACCGTCTCCTACGACACTGAGGTGACCGCTTTTGTGGAAAAGGGCAAGATGAAGAAGGTCACCGGGGTCAAGGTCGAGGAGTTTTCTTTGGTCGAGGTCTATGTGGATGAGTCGTCTCCTGATAAGGTCACCATCAAGACCGATACCGGTCTGTCTGACACCCATGATGCGGCCGTGTTCGCTCTCGGAGAATAGGGAGCTACTAGTTAAAAAGGCCAGAAGAATAAAGTTAGTGAATGGTTCGGCACAGCAGTTCACATGTTATGCAGAAGTATATGCTTTCGTTTTCTTGTTGATCTAATAAAGGTTGTTGCATGAATGTTGCTCCCTTTCAGCCCATGTTATGCAGAAATATAGGTTTCCGTTTTCTTTGTAATGTAATAAAGGATGTTGCATGAATGTTGCTTCCTTTCAGCCCGTAAGCGTTCGCCAAATGTAATGAATAACACTTATACCGTCTCCTATACCCCATATCGACCACTCTCAGCTTCCCACTGTTGTCCCTATCTTTGTGTGCCAGAGAATAACGGCCTTATCAACCAATAATTAAGCAAGGCTTTGAAATACAACATGAACCATGACATGCACAGAAGAATTCTAATTTTGATTCTTGGTATTTGGATTTTCATGTTGATTTTAACATTTCATAATTTTAGATGTATGTTATATCAGTTTCTCAAAAAAAACAAGGAGATCGACAGCAAGGCTCGAATAGAAACATTGTGGAACAATTTCCTGTTTTGTTGATTTTAATTTTCTCGCTAATATCAAATCATCGGAGTTTATTTCCACATTTATGGTTCAGATCGATGtgaaaaacaatttttttttcttaGGTACATATTTTTATGCGTAAACAAGTTCTTGTCTTGATTTTGTTTTCTTGCGTGGAAAGATTGCTGAGAAAAtgcaaaggaaaaaaagaggacAAAAGCAGAAACCAGAGCAAGCCAAAACTAGCCAAATTTAAGTACTGGTAAAAGAGAATGACAAAACCAACACAGAGCAGAACTCCTACTGCTATGGTTGAGGATTAGATTATCGAAACTGCTCCACACACAATGTTTCTGCCCGATCTATGCATGACCTGAAAATCCAGCAGCCGGTACCCTGCTCATTCATGCGCATGTCCGGCTGGATTTATGTGTCGTGTGTGAATTGTCTGAATTCTGTCGTCCGTATAGCACTGCTATTAGATTATTTTCTAATTCCAAGTTCAGGTTGATGCGAAAACAAGTTGCTCACGACATTTTTAATGTTCCTCCATTACATCTCTAAAGGTTTGTTTATAGACAACATAAAACGGAAAGAACTCATCATGGCACAACCCTCTACTCAGTTGAGAACAGGAAGGGTTCGAAATCAGTTAGTTTGAGGCTAAGTTTGTGACTGTTGAAATGCTAAATTGTCTTACAATTTGATGTGGAAAATACCTATAAAATGGTTAAGTTTGTGATTGCTAAACTATGGATTTTTTAGATTTGTGAGGAAAAACAGCCATGAAATATGCAAAAGTAAACTATTCCAAACATTTAAGTAGGCAAAAATAATTCGGTGAATGGAACTACCAAAACCTATGAAGATTTCAAGCTACTCTATTCTTTAATGGGAAATGATCCCCTTCAACCGGTCGACCTCGTGCGAGCGTTCGCCACCTCCGTGTCTGTTAGATGGGCTCTTAATCAAACGGTCAGGAGCTAACCCCTTCGTATCCACGTTCTACAACTGGTTCGTTGTTTCATAAAGTGGTTATGCAACTAGCCCCTTGTTGCAAACCGACCAGAGGTTAGATCCTGCAGCGGCCGGGACTATGGAGGGTGACAGCGGCTGGGACTAGGGAGGGCAGCGGCGCAGGCTTACCGGCAGACCCCCCGCGGCGGAGATGACGATGGGATCTCCGCCGATGATGGCCAGCCTCTATACGGATCCAGAGATCCCTTTTTCCCTGTTCCTGTAGGCCGGCGCAAGTGGTaggtggtggtcgccggtggtggtggtggtgctccccGACGGCGGTGATTCGTGCTCCCCAGCGTGCTTCTGAAACCATGGGAGCGACAACACTCTTTGTTGTGGTCAGTGGCGGCGCGCTCGACTCAAGCAACGGCAGCGTTGTTTCTGCACATTTTTTCATTTTAAAATTTTCTGCAACATTACCTATGTTGCAAAACTTCTCCCACCACATCGCCGTTGTTGAAAAAAAAAGTAAAGACAAGAAAAAAAATTCTGCAACACAACCTATGTTACAAAAAAAATCTCGCAACACGATCTATGTTGCAAGAAAAACTGTAACATAACTTCTATTTGTAAATGCTTCCCAACAAGCCCTCTATTGCAAAATAAAGTAAGACGTTCGGCCGTCTGATTGTGTCAGATCCCACGGCTCGCGAGGCGGCGGACCGGCCGACGCATAGCAGCCCCTTTCTTTAATAGCATACTTTTTTAACGAGTCAAAAGACTTATTATTTTCATTAATTGAGAGAAGAGTGAGAATTGCCCGCTTAATTAAGGAGAAATAGGGTAAAAATCAATACAACCTAACCCACATAACATGAGCACGAGCGACCGACCTGGCCACTGACAAGGAGACCACGGAGGATGGTTACAACAGAATATTAGAGAGGTATACATGTCCACGTGACTTTAACACTGAACCTGTTGTTGGATGCTTGCTCTAGAGGGATCAACTCCTCTGCAACGTTCACCAGATGAGACAAAACGAACACTGCTTTGGTTCCTTCTTGCAGAACTATGGAAAGCACATTGCTTCCATGCGCGCACGTACGATTCCTTCGACCGCACGCAGCTGCGATGACACACCAATATACGCAATGGTCAATTCAGTCATCCGTGACCAGCTCAACTCAGAGTGTTCTGCTGTGGAGTTCAGCATAAGGCATTTCAATGGTCAGATATGGCTGGACGTAATGAGCTAACTCCAGAGGGGAGACGTTCATCTTTTTCCTTCAAAACAAGAAGTATCTGAGAGAAGTCCACATAGGAGAGCTGCCGGTCTCAATGGGTTGGCGCCGGCGTAGCAGCTTCAAAGAGGCTCTTCGCAGCCTGTACAACTTGCAGCATCTATATAAGGCAGCGCCATCGGGTACTGATCTATCACGTTCAACAAGCTCATCTACCAATCCAGCAAACTAGCTAAAACCCACTTCTCCAAAATGGCGTCCCAGCTTGTCGAGAGCCACCGCCCCGGTGCCGAGGTCCACAAGGGGAACGATATCTGCAAGAAGAAGACGGTTGAGCTTCTCGAAGAGCTCGGCCTCCCGAAAGGCCTCTTTCCTATGGATGACATCGAGGAGGTCGGGCACAACTGTGAGAGTGGGTTCGTGTGGATACTTCAGAAGAAGAAGCTAGAGCACACGTTCAACAAGCTCAACCAGACCGTCTCCTACGACACTGAGGTGACCGCTTTTGTGGAAAAGGGCAAGATGAAGAAGGTCACCGGGGTCAAGATCGAGGACATGTCTTTGGTCGAGGTCTATGTGGATGAGTCTTCTGCTGATAAGGTTACCATCAAGACCAACACCGGTCTGTCTGACACCCATGATGCGGCCGTGTTCGCTCTCGGAGAATAGGGAGCTACTATTTACAAAGGCCAGAAGAATAAAGTCAGAATGGTTCGGCACTGCAGTTCAAATGTTATGCAGAAGTATATGTTTCCGTTTTCTTTGTAATCTAATAAAGGCTGTTGCATGAATGTTGCTTCCTTTCAGCC
This window of the Triticum aestivum cultivar Chinese Spring chromosome 5D, IWGSC CS RefSeq v2.1, whole genome shotgun sequence genome carries:
- the LOC123125014 gene encoding uncharacterized protein, whose protein sequence is MASQLVESHRPGAEVHKGNDICKKKTVELLEELGLPKGLFPMDDIEEVGHNCESGFVWILQKKKLEHTFNKLNQTVSYDTEVTAFVEKGKMKKVTGVKIEDMSLVEVYVDESSADKVTIKTNTGLSDTHDAAVFALGE
- the LOC123125013 gene encoding uncharacterized protein, translated to MASQLVESHRAGAEVHKGNDICKKKTVELLEVLGLPKGLFPMDDIEEVGHNCESGFVWILQKKKKEHMFNKLNQTVSYDTEVTAFVEKGKMKKVTGVKVEEFSLVEVYVDESSPDKVTIKTDTGLSDTHDAAVFALGE